Part of the Ziziphus jujuba cultivar Dongzao chromosome 8, ASM3175591v1 genome is shown below.
ctatttttttaaatgagtaTATAACATTTGAACGATTATGGATCCATATAGCCATATATCCTGAAAACCTGACAAATGAAGGAGGTTGCTTATAAACGCTTTGACCTAACATCTACAGATTGTTTTTTGCTCAATTGAACTATAAGGAACAAACAGGAAGAAGTGAGATAAATTATGAACATCAACGTGACTATCTTAATCTTCTAAGCATATAacataaattttctaaatattcaGGAAAAACAGGTGCTCTAATTGAAATTACCCCACAAAGTGTATAACCATAAGCAGGAAAGAGTATTACATGTTCTACAAGTGAGGTCTTGGTATACCAAGGTGCAACACAATTGCATCTGATGTTGTCTTTTGCCCATTCACAAGCCAGATAACTGTTAAGTTGATTGATTGCACCTGCAAATAGCACATAGAAGACAAAACCTATTAGCTTCTTCATATccagaaaatataataaaatagtaagaaAGATAACACCATAAAAGAGAAATTACTCACCTTTTGTTGCAGCATAAATGGATCCAGAACCGATAGAAACCAAACCACCAACAGAAGAAATGAACACGATGCTTCCTGCTCCAGATTCCTTTAGAAGAGGATGTGCAAGTTGGCACAGATGGTATGTAGATTCAAAGTTGGTAgacataattaatgaatattcTTCAGCAGTAAATTCAGTGGTAGGCTTTCTGATGTTTGTCCCCACATTGTTTACCTGGGTCCAAAAGAGGATGTAAAGTAATTTTCTAAGAGGTCGGTGGGATAAAAAGTGACTTTGAATGTGAGACTCATCAACTGGTGTATAAAGATCTTCAAAATGAAAGTTATAGGTTACTTCAATTATTCTGATTCTAACTGCACTTTGCTTAAGTAATGAAGTACGACAGTTAGGGTATTTATACGAAAAGCAACCCATGATACACAGATACAGACAGGAACCTTGCACATAAACAGGAAGTGGCTACTTCCTAAAGAAACATGGTGCCCTGactaaattatttgtttttgtaattttattatattacaaatcTTTTGGAGTGCATTTAtggaaaaactataaaaaagacTTGAACTAACATGACGATGTTTAAATTTTTGACATAGTACACAAGTATCTTAAACGAGGGAATTTTATGTCCCCAATCCAAATATCTTTGGATACAAATGGAGTGAGCAGATATCCTATATCAACCGACATGATATGACCCATAAAACAAGTTAACGGTAATAATAAATACCTTAGTGTGAATGCATGCGTGAGTTACAACTTAACGATGTTTTGACTTCAGAACTTCACTGAAATTAAATAGGGGCTTCACAGCTCATGAAAGGTCCGCATTGGATCAACCTTAAGCAACGGTACAAAAGAAATGGGAGACAAGATAGGTGGTGTCTTTAATCAAGATTTAAGCTTCTCACGCTGCCCCATCTACAATTACTATTTTGAATTAGACTAGACTAATACACACAGAATGCTGGTATAAAGTACCATTTGCATTATGTGACTATTTGAGCATAAAGTGATATAAAGTAAGTTCGTTTCTTCAATCAGTATATCAATAACAGAGAAACAGAAGATCATGGTATACAACCTCGATTGAAACGACCCATATATCAAATTCCAAAGCATAAGTCAAATGACATATCGATAGTAATCAGGATTCCTAATTGAAACTTATCTATGTTTATCTGAAGTTATGAACCATTTGGTTAAATtctgaaaagaataaaaacattgCTATCTAAATCTCCTTGAAGCTTTAAGTGTCGTTCACTAAATGGCCCTCCATCTATAAACTCCAATTCATCCCAGTTTCCCTATAAAATTAAGGCATTGCCAAGGTTTACATACAAGTATATTGAGCTTGCCATTGAAAAGCGAAGCCACTTCCTGCACCAGCTTCTCCCTCTGAGGCTTCAACGAAGCATCACAAACAGACCCAGTAACCAAGAACCCCTTATCCCTCCACTCCTTAAGGCACTTAGTGAGCTCTGCTTCGTTTCTAGAACATGTGTGTACGGCCGCACCAAACCCAGCCAGTTCCTCCACAACGGCATGACTGAAAAATCCAAACAAATattcccacaaaaaaaaaaaagattatctcCATTGGTCAAAAATCATCGAAGAAATTGAAgttcataaaaaaaagaaaatacaaagaaagaaattcacGAAGtttgaaaatgaagaagaaaaagaagaaagagaaacgGACCCAATTCCACGAGTGCCGCCAGTGACAAGGGCGTTCATTCCCTTGAGCGACCACTTTGATGCCCTGAGGCTGCTCTCTGACTCTGCCTTATTAGCCATTTTCGCCTCCTCTATCAAAAAGTCTCAAACTTTTATTTCCCTCTCTATCAAAGTTGCAAACTTTTATATACAAGTGGGCTGTTGAAAATAACTTCAGATGAATGATTCGTACTTCAAAGGGAAACCTTATCGATATGTAACGCAcaagtgaaaaataattatatattgtgtatgtatatatagccaatcagaattttttaattttataaaattaatatataatataaattaatgagATAAATTGATTGTTTTCATTGCagtttaacttttttaaattatattttaaaatcaaaatatcctATATGAATAATTGAATGAAATTGATACAatggtttaaaattaatttattttaatttaacttttaaaaattaactatttcttataattgttttattaaagatgacTATTTATTCACcattagatataaaaaataaaaaattaagataatttgTCGACATATCTTTGTCGAATTCTTTCATTCAAGGAATCttctcctatatatattttatgtaaattgg
Proteins encoded:
- the LOC107413414 gene encoding tropinone reductase homolog At5g06060 isoform X2, with the translated sequence MANKAESESSLRASKWSLKGMNALVTGGTRGIGHAVVEELAGFGAAVHTCSRNEAELTKCLKEWRDKGFLVTGSVCDASLKPQREKLVQEVASLFNGKLNILVNNVGTNIRKPTTEFTAEEYSLIMSTNFESTYHLCQLAHPLLKESGAGSIVFISSVGGLVSIGSGSIYAATKGAINQLNSYLACEWAKDNIRCNCVAPWYTKTSLVEHLNLSQSTTEIILLITIQKYCNVCKL
- the LOC107413414 gene encoding tropinone reductase homolog At5g06060 isoform X1, giving the protein MANKAESESSLRASKWSLKGMNALVTGGTRGIGHAVVEELAGFGAAVHTCSRNEAELTKCLKEWRDKGFLVTGSVCDASLKPQREKLVQEVASLFNGKLNILVNNVGTNIRKPTTEFTAEEYSLIMSTNFESTYHLCQLAHPLLKESGAGSIVFISSVGGLVSIGSGSIYAATKGAINQLNSYLACEWAKDNIRCNCVAPWYTKTSLVEHLLDNKKFLEEIVSKTPLQRVAEAGEVSSLVAFLCLPAASYITGQVISVDGGMTVNGFEPKMRPS